A single window of Haliotis asinina isolate JCU_RB_2024 chromosome 5, JCU_Hal_asi_v2, whole genome shotgun sequence DNA harbors:
- the LOC137285116 gene encoding protein FAM13A-like isoform X2, protein MRLLQKFQVTPKGPDATGVPMDRVKKLLSPASRRKLAPSNNVNKTFGAPLEVLVKRSPNCLVPSIVKKTCDFISRYGMDQEGIFRVNGNARVLEKLRYSFDQHWDTDIEEDCDVMAVAGLLKLFLRELPDTVIPLHMTQEFVDIQEGNKDRIVQHLKEKLNELPTENYNLLKFLCQFLVVVTHHEKDNKMSPMALAIVFGPNLFKCGDGISGLRNQGTTNQIVFKLITEYNTIFKQPYEDTPIASWEKRYKMSAPPRPPPPKISASADDSLNLSSPRNTSMKSYDSSQYQEMEDMDLSDRSPIIPPSGGRPLLSGIQGPYVHDAEDYPDRSASPFITDSEGHSIIESPVVTARTHELVEKTISQSIVQHIFGDRLSVSPEKEVNSHSTSGSTGSDGNVASLNSDNSERSDSEPVPAVKDRISVFEAHIKEDEVNGSQTRPGKQRPTSAAFDFFENKSIIISKAPKSTELDQEESPERDSDSSDMGVDRDTQVLSSFKKPVGPPRRSPSRKFRRSLEGHDLESLDAQIGELLQDKEPKVDEPPRQTQAVDPRPRPMPVPRKQPLKPRQQANSSSDEDEDMNHNNQLKSRIAFLDIHLDKQLKPSQVNSPDHSPVNVRKPFVPPLDLTILHEHVDSSDPIPARATQSAIYMMRKPVPQDPAEDLENAVIVSPRSVKLKKKNGWASSDEEDAKNEAPPSPSARMSFPDESVAINTDIPPSPPVEQDQYKKHGPDDESSQKLRQLTKRIQLLKKRIKIFDENFEKEHGYRPSHHDKAAHTEVKKYMTELSRARKELKKLKEEAEIGSRSRHGSGASSSGERGDIIQTMPPSIEGTLDIILKNLQEKRREMKRPREISMMSYEQVLEEKLAVQKALLHFESIHGRPSSKNEKDLMRPLYDRYRSIKRLLAKPTSPRNTIDLETVPEDQPMQISSTTTSTSKFRNVIRVPTGSPDSDEIGDLGTMEFAVTRDFSILRETGRHVGYNKNKLSTANKKSDSEDEDDPQTTEFNVNDLSVPELQDEVQRAKIEKKRLRKVLRTFEDDFLTQQGRRVQKEDRSPMQGEYSQYKQIKAKLRLLEALLTKHHQGFTDRV, encoded by the exons GTAACTCCAAAGGGGCCCGATGCAACTGGTGTCCCGATGGATCGTGTCAAGAAACTTCTGAGTCCAGCATCCCGGAGAAAGCTGGCTCCAAGCAACAATGTCAACAAGACATTTGGTGCCCCGCTGGAGGTTCTCGTCAAGAGGTCTCCGAACTGTCTTGTTCCTTCCATTGTGAAGAAGACATGTGACTTTATCTCCAGATATG GTATGGACCAGGAGGGTATTTTCCGTGTCAATGGAAACGCTCGCGTCCTGGAGAAGCTGCGGTACTCATTTGACCAGCACTGGGACACAGACATTGAGGAAGACTGTGATGTGATGGCTGTGGCTGGTCTGTTAAAGTTGTTTCTGCGGGAACTTCCTGACACTGTCATACCTCTGCACATGACACAGGAGTTTGTGGACATACAAGAAG GCAACAAGGATCGTATTGTCCAGCATCTGAAGGAGAAGCTGAATGAGCTGCCCACTGAGAACTACAACCTTCTCAAGTTCCTGTGCCAGTTCCTGGTGGTTGTAACGCACCATGAGAAAGACAACAAAATGTCCCCTATGGCACTTGCCATTGTGTTTGGACCAAACCTTTTCAA GTGTGGTGATGGAATCTCGGGGCTACGCAACCAAGGTACCACAAACCAGATTGTGTTCAAATTAATCACAGAGTACAACACAATCTTTAAGCAGCCATATGAAGATACTCCTATTGCCTCATGG GAGAAGCGGTACAAGATGTCAGCTCCACCTCGGCCGCCTCCTCCCAAGATCTCTGCATCTGCTGATGATTCTCTTAACTTGTCTTCCCCTAGAAAT ACTAGTATGAAGAGCTATGACAGCAGTCAGTACCAGGAGATGGAGGACATGGACCTCAGTGACAGGTCCCCCATCATCCCCCCATCAGGAGGTCGACCTCTCCTGTCCGGTATACAAGGGCCATATGTCCATGATGCTGAGGATTACCCTGACAGAAGTGCTTCACCCTTCATCACAGACAG TGAGGGTCATAGCATTATTGAATCTCCTGTTGTGACAGCTCGGACTCATGA GCTGGTGGAGAAGACTATCAGTCAGAGCATCGTGCAGCACATCTTTGGAGACCGTCTCAGTGTCAGCCCTGAGAAGGAGGTCAACTCACACAGCACCAGCGGCTCCACAG GCTCTGATGGCAATGTGGCATCTTTGAACAGTGACAATTCTGAGAG ATCTGATAGTGAGCCGGTGCCAGCTGTGAAGGATAGAATCTCTGTGTTTGAGGCCCATATTAAAGAGGATGAAGTCAACGGATCCCAGACACGTCCGGGCAAACAGAGGCCAACATCAGCAGCGTTTGACTTCTTTGAAAACAAGAGCATCATCATTTCCAAG GCCCCCAAGTCGACTGAGCTGGATCAGGAAGAATCTCCAGAGAG GGATTCTGATAGCTCGGACATGGGTGTTGACAGAGATACGCAAGTCCTCTCTTCA TTCAAGAAACCAGTTGGACCTCCAAGACGTTCACCAAGCAGGAAGTTCCGCCGCAGTCTGGAAGGACATGACCTTGAGAGCCTCGATGCACAGATTGGGGAGCTGTTACAGGATAAAGAGCCAAAAGTTGATGAACCTCCCCGACAGACTCAAGCTGTGGATCCCCGACCTCGTCCCATGCCTGTGCCCAGGAAGCAGCCTCTGAAGCCACGTCAGCAGGCCAACTCCTCGTCAGACGAAGATGAAGACATGAATCACAACAACCAGCTGAAGTCAAGGATAGCATTCCTAGACATCCACCTGGACAAGCAGCTGAAGCCGAGTCAGGTCAACTCTCCTGACCACTCACCGGTCAATGTCAGGAAGCCCTTTGTCCCACCGCTTGATCTCACCATCCTGCATGAACATGTTGACAGCTCAG ACCCGATCCCTGCCAGAGCCACCCAGTCAGCCATCTATATGATGAGGAAACCAGTGCCCCAGGACCCTGCAGAAGATCTAGAAAACGCTGTCATCGTCTCACCCAGATCAGTGAAACTTAAAAAGAAAAATGG CTGGGCATCTAGCGACGAAGAGGACGCTAAAAACGAAGCGCCTCCTTCTCCCAGCGCCAGAATGTCCTTCCCAGATGAGAG TGTGGCCATCAACACAGACATCCCCCCATCACCCCCGGTGGAGCAAGATCAGTACAAGAAACACGG ACCTGATGATGAGTCAAGTCAGAAGCTCAGACAACTTACAAAGAGAATCCAAT tgttgaagAAAAGaatcaaaatatttgatgagAATTTTGAGAAGGAACATGGCTACAGG CCATCCCATCATGACAAGGCTGCTCACACAGAGGTGAAGAAATACATGACAGAGTTATCTCGAGCAAGGAAGGAACTGAAAA AATTAAAAGAAGAGGCTGAGATAGGAAGTCGAAGTCGTCACGGAAGTGGGGCTTCATCATCCGGGGAACGTGGCGATATCATTCAGACAATGCCACCATCGATTGAAGGCACCCTTGATATCATCCTGAAAAATCTGCAAGAAAAGAGACGTGAGATGAAGCGGCCAAGGGAAATCTCT ATGATGAGCTATGAACAGGTGCTAGAAGAAAAGCTGGCTGTCCAGAAGGCCTTACTTCATTTTGAGAGCATCCATGGTCGGCCG AGTTCCAAAAATGAGAAAGATCTGATGCGTCCCCTGTATGACCGGTACCGATCTATCAAGAGGCTCCTGGCCAAACCCACTTCA CCTCGCAATACCATAGATCTGGAGACTGTGCCTGAAGATCAGCCTATGCAGATTAGttcaacaacaacatccacctCCAAGTTT AGAAATGTTATTCGAGTGCCAACAGGCAGCCCTGACTCAGATGAGATTGGTGATCTTGGAACAATGGAATTTGCCGTAACACGTGACTTCTCCATACTGCGTGAGACAGGCCGACATGTAGGCTACAACAAAAACAAGCTGTCCACTGCCAATAAAAAGAGTGACTCTGAGGATGAAGATGACCCACAAACGACTGAGttcaatgtcaatgatttgtcCGT ACCCGAACTGCAGGATGAAGTTCAGAGAGCAAAAATAGAGAAAAAGAGATTACGGAAAGTTTTGCGGACATTTGAGGATGACTTTCTCACTCAGCAAGGGAG ACGAGTGCAGAAGGAAGATAGATCACCAATGCAAGGAGAATATAGCCAATATAAG CAAATAAAAGCCAAGTTACGTCTGTTGGAGGCCCTTCTAACTAAACATCACCAGGGATTTACAGATCGTGTTTAG
- the LOC137285116 gene encoding protein FAM13A-like isoform X1, with translation MKYTSVPGPPTVNMAEYNVTPKGPDATGVPMDRVKKLLSPASRRKLAPSNNVNKTFGAPLEVLVKRSPNCLVPSIVKKTCDFISRYGMDQEGIFRVNGNARVLEKLRYSFDQHWDTDIEEDCDVMAVAGLLKLFLRELPDTVIPLHMTQEFVDIQEGNKDRIVQHLKEKLNELPTENYNLLKFLCQFLVVVTHHEKDNKMSPMALAIVFGPNLFKCGDGISGLRNQGTTNQIVFKLITEYNTIFKQPYEDTPIASWEKRYKMSAPPRPPPPKISASADDSLNLSSPRNTSMKSYDSSQYQEMEDMDLSDRSPIIPPSGGRPLLSGIQGPYVHDAEDYPDRSASPFITDSEGHSIIESPVVTARTHELVEKTISQSIVQHIFGDRLSVSPEKEVNSHSTSGSTGSDGNVASLNSDNSERSDSEPVPAVKDRISVFEAHIKEDEVNGSQTRPGKQRPTSAAFDFFENKSIIISKAPKSTELDQEESPERDSDSSDMGVDRDTQVLSSFKKPVGPPRRSPSRKFRRSLEGHDLESLDAQIGELLQDKEPKVDEPPRQTQAVDPRPRPMPVPRKQPLKPRQQANSSSDEDEDMNHNNQLKSRIAFLDIHLDKQLKPSQVNSPDHSPVNVRKPFVPPLDLTILHEHVDSSDPIPARATQSAIYMMRKPVPQDPAEDLENAVIVSPRSVKLKKKNGWASSDEEDAKNEAPPSPSARMSFPDESVAINTDIPPSPPVEQDQYKKHGPDDESSQKLRQLTKRIQLLKKRIKIFDENFEKEHGYRPSHHDKAAHTEVKKYMTELSRARKELKKLKEEAEIGSRSRHGSGASSSGERGDIIQTMPPSIEGTLDIILKNLQEKRREMKRPREISMMSYEQVLEEKLAVQKALLHFESIHGRPSSKNEKDLMRPLYDRYRSIKRLLAKPTSPRNTIDLETVPEDQPMQISSTTTSTSKFRNVIRVPTGSPDSDEIGDLGTMEFAVTRDFSILRETGRHVGYNKNKLSTANKKSDSEDEDDPQTTEFNVNDLSVPELQDEVQRAKIEKKRLRKVLRTFEDDFLTQQGRRVQKEDRSPMQGEYSQYKQIKAKLRLLEALLTKHHQGFTDRV, from the exons GTAACTCCAAAGGGGCCCGATGCAACTGGTGTCCCGATGGATCGTGTCAAGAAACTTCTGAGTCCAGCATCCCGGAGAAAGCTGGCTCCAAGCAACAATGTCAACAAGACATTTGGTGCCCCGCTGGAGGTTCTCGTCAAGAGGTCTCCGAACTGTCTTGTTCCTTCCATTGTGAAGAAGACATGTGACTTTATCTCCAGATATG GTATGGACCAGGAGGGTATTTTCCGTGTCAATGGAAACGCTCGCGTCCTGGAGAAGCTGCGGTACTCATTTGACCAGCACTGGGACACAGACATTGAGGAAGACTGTGATGTGATGGCTGTGGCTGGTCTGTTAAAGTTGTTTCTGCGGGAACTTCCTGACACTGTCATACCTCTGCACATGACACAGGAGTTTGTGGACATACAAGAAG GCAACAAGGATCGTATTGTCCAGCATCTGAAGGAGAAGCTGAATGAGCTGCCCACTGAGAACTACAACCTTCTCAAGTTCCTGTGCCAGTTCCTGGTGGTTGTAACGCACCATGAGAAAGACAACAAAATGTCCCCTATGGCACTTGCCATTGTGTTTGGACCAAACCTTTTCAA GTGTGGTGATGGAATCTCGGGGCTACGCAACCAAGGTACCACAAACCAGATTGTGTTCAAATTAATCACAGAGTACAACACAATCTTTAAGCAGCCATATGAAGATACTCCTATTGCCTCATGG GAGAAGCGGTACAAGATGTCAGCTCCACCTCGGCCGCCTCCTCCCAAGATCTCTGCATCTGCTGATGATTCTCTTAACTTGTCTTCCCCTAGAAAT ACTAGTATGAAGAGCTATGACAGCAGTCAGTACCAGGAGATGGAGGACATGGACCTCAGTGACAGGTCCCCCATCATCCCCCCATCAGGAGGTCGACCTCTCCTGTCCGGTATACAAGGGCCATATGTCCATGATGCTGAGGATTACCCTGACAGAAGTGCTTCACCCTTCATCACAGACAG TGAGGGTCATAGCATTATTGAATCTCCTGTTGTGACAGCTCGGACTCATGA GCTGGTGGAGAAGACTATCAGTCAGAGCATCGTGCAGCACATCTTTGGAGACCGTCTCAGTGTCAGCCCTGAGAAGGAGGTCAACTCACACAGCACCAGCGGCTCCACAG GCTCTGATGGCAATGTGGCATCTTTGAACAGTGACAATTCTGAGAG ATCTGATAGTGAGCCGGTGCCAGCTGTGAAGGATAGAATCTCTGTGTTTGAGGCCCATATTAAAGAGGATGAAGTCAACGGATCCCAGACACGTCCGGGCAAACAGAGGCCAACATCAGCAGCGTTTGACTTCTTTGAAAACAAGAGCATCATCATTTCCAAG GCCCCCAAGTCGACTGAGCTGGATCAGGAAGAATCTCCAGAGAG GGATTCTGATAGCTCGGACATGGGTGTTGACAGAGATACGCAAGTCCTCTCTTCA TTCAAGAAACCAGTTGGACCTCCAAGACGTTCACCAAGCAGGAAGTTCCGCCGCAGTCTGGAAGGACATGACCTTGAGAGCCTCGATGCACAGATTGGGGAGCTGTTACAGGATAAAGAGCCAAAAGTTGATGAACCTCCCCGACAGACTCAAGCTGTGGATCCCCGACCTCGTCCCATGCCTGTGCCCAGGAAGCAGCCTCTGAAGCCACGTCAGCAGGCCAACTCCTCGTCAGACGAAGATGAAGACATGAATCACAACAACCAGCTGAAGTCAAGGATAGCATTCCTAGACATCCACCTGGACAAGCAGCTGAAGCCGAGTCAGGTCAACTCTCCTGACCACTCACCGGTCAATGTCAGGAAGCCCTTTGTCCCACCGCTTGATCTCACCATCCTGCATGAACATGTTGACAGCTCAG ACCCGATCCCTGCCAGAGCCACCCAGTCAGCCATCTATATGATGAGGAAACCAGTGCCCCAGGACCCTGCAGAAGATCTAGAAAACGCTGTCATCGTCTCACCCAGATCAGTGAAACTTAAAAAGAAAAATGG CTGGGCATCTAGCGACGAAGAGGACGCTAAAAACGAAGCGCCTCCTTCTCCCAGCGCCAGAATGTCCTTCCCAGATGAGAG TGTGGCCATCAACACAGACATCCCCCCATCACCCCCGGTGGAGCAAGATCAGTACAAGAAACACGG ACCTGATGATGAGTCAAGTCAGAAGCTCAGACAACTTACAAAGAGAATCCAAT tgttgaagAAAAGaatcaaaatatttgatgagAATTTTGAGAAGGAACATGGCTACAGG CCATCCCATCATGACAAGGCTGCTCACACAGAGGTGAAGAAATACATGACAGAGTTATCTCGAGCAAGGAAGGAACTGAAAA AATTAAAAGAAGAGGCTGAGATAGGAAGTCGAAGTCGTCACGGAAGTGGGGCTTCATCATCCGGGGAACGTGGCGATATCATTCAGACAATGCCACCATCGATTGAAGGCACCCTTGATATCATCCTGAAAAATCTGCAAGAAAAGAGACGTGAGATGAAGCGGCCAAGGGAAATCTCT ATGATGAGCTATGAACAGGTGCTAGAAGAAAAGCTGGCTGTCCAGAAGGCCTTACTTCATTTTGAGAGCATCCATGGTCGGCCG AGTTCCAAAAATGAGAAAGATCTGATGCGTCCCCTGTATGACCGGTACCGATCTATCAAGAGGCTCCTGGCCAAACCCACTTCA CCTCGCAATACCATAGATCTGGAGACTGTGCCTGAAGATCAGCCTATGCAGATTAGttcaacaacaacatccacctCCAAGTTT AGAAATGTTATTCGAGTGCCAACAGGCAGCCCTGACTCAGATGAGATTGGTGATCTTGGAACAATGGAATTTGCCGTAACACGTGACTTCTCCATACTGCGTGAGACAGGCCGACATGTAGGCTACAACAAAAACAAGCTGTCCACTGCCAATAAAAAGAGTGACTCTGAGGATGAAGATGACCCACAAACGACTGAGttcaatgtcaatgatttgtcCGT ACCCGAACTGCAGGATGAAGTTCAGAGAGCAAAAATAGAGAAAAAGAGATTACGGAAAGTTTTGCGGACATTTGAGGATGACTTTCTCACTCAGCAAGGGAG ACGAGTGCAGAAGGAAGATAGATCACCAATGCAAGGAGAATATAGCCAATATAAG CAAATAAAAGCCAAGTTACGTCTGTTGGAGGCCCTTCTAACTAAACATCACCAGGGATTTACAGATCGTGTTTAG
- the LOC137285116 gene encoding protein FAM13A-like isoform X3, whose amino-acid sequence MKYTSVPGPPTVNMAEYNVTPKGPDATGVPMDRVKKLLSPASRRKLAPSNNVNKTFGAPLEVLVKRSPNCLVPSIVKKTCDFISRYGMDQEGIFRVNGNARVLEKLRYSFDQHWDTDIEEDCDVMAVAGLLKLFLRELPDTVIPLHMTQEFVDIQEGNKDRIVQHLKEKLNELPTENYNLLKFLCQFLVVVTHHEKDNKMSPMALAIVFGPNLFKCGDGISGLRNQGTTNQIVFKLITEYNTIFKQPYEDTPIASWEKRYKMSAPPRPPPPKISASADDSLNLSSPRNTSMKSYDSSQYQEMEDMDLSDRSPIIPPSGGRPLLSGIQGPYVHDAEDYPDRSASPFITDSEGHSIIESPVVTARTHELVEKTISQSIVQHIFGDRLSVSPEKEVNSHSTSGSTGSDGNVASLNSDNSERSDSEPVPAVKDRISVFEAHIKEDEVNGSQTRPGKQRPTSAAFDFFENKSIIISKAPKSTELDQEESPERDSDSSDMGVDRDTQVLSSFKKPVGPPRRSPSRKFRRSLEGHDLESLDAQIGELLQDKEPKVDEPPRQTQAVDPRPRPMPVPRKQPLKPRQQANSSSDEDEDMNHNNQLKSRIAFLDIHLDKQLKPSQVNSPDHSPVNVRKPFVPPLDLTILHEHVDSSDPIPARATQSAIYMMRKPVPQDPAEDLENAVIVSPRSVKLKKKNGVAINTDIPPSPPVEQDQYKKHGPDDESSQKLRQLTKRIQLLKKRIKIFDENFEKEHGYRPSHHDKAAHTEVKKYMTELSRARKELKKLKEEAEIGSRSRHGSGASSSGERGDIIQTMPPSIEGTLDIILKNLQEKRREMKRPREISMMSYEQVLEEKLAVQKALLHFESIHGRPSSKNEKDLMRPLYDRYRSIKRLLAKPTSPRNTIDLETVPEDQPMQISSTTTSTSKFRNVIRVPTGSPDSDEIGDLGTMEFAVTRDFSILRETGRHVGYNKNKLSTANKKSDSEDEDDPQTTEFNVNDLSVPELQDEVQRAKIEKKRLRKVLRTFEDDFLTQQGRRVQKEDRSPMQGEYSQYKQIKAKLRLLEALLTKHHQGFTDRV is encoded by the exons GTAACTCCAAAGGGGCCCGATGCAACTGGTGTCCCGATGGATCGTGTCAAGAAACTTCTGAGTCCAGCATCCCGGAGAAAGCTGGCTCCAAGCAACAATGTCAACAAGACATTTGGTGCCCCGCTGGAGGTTCTCGTCAAGAGGTCTCCGAACTGTCTTGTTCCTTCCATTGTGAAGAAGACATGTGACTTTATCTCCAGATATG GTATGGACCAGGAGGGTATTTTCCGTGTCAATGGAAACGCTCGCGTCCTGGAGAAGCTGCGGTACTCATTTGACCAGCACTGGGACACAGACATTGAGGAAGACTGTGATGTGATGGCTGTGGCTGGTCTGTTAAAGTTGTTTCTGCGGGAACTTCCTGACACTGTCATACCTCTGCACATGACACAGGAGTTTGTGGACATACAAGAAG GCAACAAGGATCGTATTGTCCAGCATCTGAAGGAGAAGCTGAATGAGCTGCCCACTGAGAACTACAACCTTCTCAAGTTCCTGTGCCAGTTCCTGGTGGTTGTAACGCACCATGAGAAAGACAACAAAATGTCCCCTATGGCACTTGCCATTGTGTTTGGACCAAACCTTTTCAA GTGTGGTGATGGAATCTCGGGGCTACGCAACCAAGGTACCACAAACCAGATTGTGTTCAAATTAATCACAGAGTACAACACAATCTTTAAGCAGCCATATGAAGATACTCCTATTGCCTCATGG GAGAAGCGGTACAAGATGTCAGCTCCACCTCGGCCGCCTCCTCCCAAGATCTCTGCATCTGCTGATGATTCTCTTAACTTGTCTTCCCCTAGAAAT ACTAGTATGAAGAGCTATGACAGCAGTCAGTACCAGGAGATGGAGGACATGGACCTCAGTGACAGGTCCCCCATCATCCCCCCATCAGGAGGTCGACCTCTCCTGTCCGGTATACAAGGGCCATATGTCCATGATGCTGAGGATTACCCTGACAGAAGTGCTTCACCCTTCATCACAGACAG TGAGGGTCATAGCATTATTGAATCTCCTGTTGTGACAGCTCGGACTCATGA GCTGGTGGAGAAGACTATCAGTCAGAGCATCGTGCAGCACATCTTTGGAGACCGTCTCAGTGTCAGCCCTGAGAAGGAGGTCAACTCACACAGCACCAGCGGCTCCACAG GCTCTGATGGCAATGTGGCATCTTTGAACAGTGACAATTCTGAGAG ATCTGATAGTGAGCCGGTGCCAGCTGTGAAGGATAGAATCTCTGTGTTTGAGGCCCATATTAAAGAGGATGAAGTCAACGGATCCCAGACACGTCCGGGCAAACAGAGGCCAACATCAGCAGCGTTTGACTTCTTTGAAAACAAGAGCATCATCATTTCCAAG GCCCCCAAGTCGACTGAGCTGGATCAGGAAGAATCTCCAGAGAG GGATTCTGATAGCTCGGACATGGGTGTTGACAGAGATACGCAAGTCCTCTCTTCA TTCAAGAAACCAGTTGGACCTCCAAGACGTTCACCAAGCAGGAAGTTCCGCCGCAGTCTGGAAGGACATGACCTTGAGAGCCTCGATGCACAGATTGGGGAGCTGTTACAGGATAAAGAGCCAAAAGTTGATGAACCTCCCCGACAGACTCAAGCTGTGGATCCCCGACCTCGTCCCATGCCTGTGCCCAGGAAGCAGCCTCTGAAGCCACGTCAGCAGGCCAACTCCTCGTCAGACGAAGATGAAGACATGAATCACAACAACCAGCTGAAGTCAAGGATAGCATTCCTAGACATCCACCTGGACAAGCAGCTGAAGCCGAGTCAGGTCAACTCTCCTGACCACTCACCGGTCAATGTCAGGAAGCCCTTTGTCCCACCGCTTGATCTCACCATCCTGCATGAACATGTTGACAGCTCAG ACCCGATCCCTGCCAGAGCCACCCAGTCAGCCATCTATATGATGAGGAAACCAGTGCCCCAGGACCCTGCAGAAGATCTAGAAAACGCTGTCATCGTCTCACCCAGATCAGTGAAACTTAAAAAGAAAAATGG TGTGGCCATCAACACAGACATCCCCCCATCACCCCCGGTGGAGCAAGATCAGTACAAGAAACACGG ACCTGATGATGAGTCAAGTCAGAAGCTCAGACAACTTACAAAGAGAATCCAAT tgttgaagAAAAGaatcaaaatatttgatgagAATTTTGAGAAGGAACATGGCTACAGG CCATCCCATCATGACAAGGCTGCTCACACAGAGGTGAAGAAATACATGACAGAGTTATCTCGAGCAAGGAAGGAACTGAAAA AATTAAAAGAAGAGGCTGAGATAGGAAGTCGAAGTCGTCACGGAAGTGGGGCTTCATCATCCGGGGAACGTGGCGATATCATTCAGACAATGCCACCATCGATTGAAGGCACCCTTGATATCATCCTGAAAAATCTGCAAGAAAAGAGACGTGAGATGAAGCGGCCAAGGGAAATCTCT ATGATGAGCTATGAACAGGTGCTAGAAGAAAAGCTGGCTGTCCAGAAGGCCTTACTTCATTTTGAGAGCATCCATGGTCGGCCG AGTTCCAAAAATGAGAAAGATCTGATGCGTCCCCTGTATGACCGGTACCGATCTATCAAGAGGCTCCTGGCCAAACCCACTTCA CCTCGCAATACCATAGATCTGGAGACTGTGCCTGAAGATCAGCCTATGCAGATTAGttcaacaacaacatccacctCCAAGTTT AGAAATGTTATTCGAGTGCCAACAGGCAGCCCTGACTCAGATGAGATTGGTGATCTTGGAACAATGGAATTTGCCGTAACACGTGACTTCTCCATACTGCGTGAGACAGGCCGACATGTAGGCTACAACAAAAACAAGCTGTCCACTGCCAATAAAAAGAGTGACTCTGAGGATGAAGATGACCCACAAACGACTGAGttcaatgtcaatgatttgtcCGT ACCCGAACTGCAGGATGAAGTTCAGAGAGCAAAAATAGAGAAAAAGAGATTACGGAAAGTTTTGCGGACATTTGAGGATGACTTTCTCACTCAGCAAGGGAG ACGAGTGCAGAAGGAAGATAGATCACCAATGCAAGGAGAATATAGCCAATATAAG CAAATAAAAGCCAAGTTACGTCTGTTGGAGGCCCTTCTAACTAAACATCACCAGGGATTTACAGATCGTGTTTAG